A genomic window from Anticarsia gemmatalis isolate Benzon Research Colony breed Stoneville strain chromosome 6, ilAntGemm2 primary, whole genome shotgun sequence includes:
- the Ercc1 gene encoding DNA excision repair protein Ercc1 produces MDTMELEDGFDDLLAEIKEDVDEVASPKKPKLEEKPGLVQPGASKEIVTKPASSKTHCVLVNQKQRGNPVLKFITSVPWEYDDIIPDYEVGKTICLLFLSLRYHNMNPDYINIRLKELGKKYELRVLLVQVDLKDPHSTLKNLTRICLLTDLTLMLAWNAEEAAKIIENYKIFENKPPDKIMEKIENDPHQKVINALTTIKPVNKTDAMTLISRFGTLENIIKAPESRLADCPGFGATKAKKLYKALHEPFLKRNNINVNKDKNEFEDDLSIEDIEKLVNEAEKSEENEAQKSPEKEKEQPVENAEIQTAAS; encoded by the exons ATGGATACTATGGAGCTGGAAGATGGTTTTGATGACTTACTGGCTGAAATTAAAGAAGATGTAGACGAAGTAGCGTCTCCAAAAAAACCAAAACTTGAAGAGAAGCCAGGATTAGTCCAGCCTG GCGCTTCTAAGGAAATTGTTACTAAGCCGGCTTCTTCCAAGACCCATTGCGTGTTAGTAAACCAGAAACAG agaGGTAACCCAGTATTGAAGTTCATAACAAGTGTGCCTTGGGAGTATGATGATATAATACCAGACTATGAAGTGGGGAAGACTATTTGTTTGCTGTTCCTCTCTCTGCGCTATCATAACATGAACCCTGACTACATCAATATTAGATTAAAGGAACTTGGAAAGAAGTATGAACTGAGAGTACTGCTAGTGCAG GTGGACCTGAAAGATCCTCACAGTACACTAAAGAATCTTACCAGGATATGTCTGCTAACAGACTTAACACTAATGCTGGCCTGGAATGCAGAGGAAGCAGCCAAAATCATAgagaattacaaaatatttgagaacAAACCACCAGACAAAATTATGGAGAAGATTGAAAATGATCCACATCAGAAG gtAATAAATGCATTGACCACAATAAAACCAGTGAATAAAACTGATGCTATGACATTAATATCGAGATTTGGTACATTAGAGAACATAATCAAAGCTCCAGAAAGCAGGCTGGCCGATTGTCCAGGTTTTGGCGCCACTAAAGCTAAAAAGTTATACAAGGCACTGCATGAACCTTTCTTaaaacgtaataatattaatgtaaataaagataaaaatgaatTCGAAGATGATTTGAGTATCGAGGACATTGAAAAACTAGTAAATGAAGCCGAAAAGTCCGAAGAGAATGAAGCACAAAAGTCACCTGAAAAAGAGAAGGAACAGCCAGTGGAAAACGCAGAAATTCAAACTGCGGCTAGCTGA